The nucleotide window GGTTCTACCCGCACACCGGGCAGGCCCAGGCGAAGCCGCTGGCGTCCCGCGAGCTGCCCGCCGTCACCGCCCGCGAGAAGGACTTCGGCCGCCAGATCCAGCAGCGCGTCGAGACGCCGCCGGACGACGACATCACGCTGTTCTGATCCGCGAACCGACCCCTGTATCCGCGGGGCGGCCGCGCCCCCGCCCCGCAGGCTCACGCACGAGGCTCACAAGTGGCACGCACGAAAGTGATGATCGTAGACGACTCCGCGCTCATGCGGCAGTTGCTGACCGACATCCTCCGGACCGACCCCACGATGGAGGTGGTGGGGTCGGCCCCCGACCCGTACACGGCCTGGGACCGGATCAAGCAGGTGGAGCCGGACGTCCTCACGCTCGACGTCGAGATGCCCCGCATGGACGGGCTGACGTTCCTCGAGAAGCTCATGAGCAACCGCCCGATGCCGGTGGTGATGGTGTCGTCGCTCACCGAGAAGGGGTGCGAGACGACGTTCCGCGCGCTCGAGCTGGGGGCGGTGGACTTCGTCACCAAGCCGAAGCTGGACATGACCAGCGGGACCATGGCCCTGGCCGGGGAGCTGGTCTCGAAGGTGAAGGCGGCCGCACGGGCGCGGGTGCAGCGCCGCGCCCCCCGGCCGGCGGCGGCCGGGGGGCCGGCCCGCGCCCCGGCCGCCGCCGGGTTCCGCACCACCCACAAGGTGATCGCGATCGGCGCCTCGACCGGCGGGTGCGAGGCGCTGGTGTCGGTCCTCAGCGCGTTCCCGGCCGACGCCCCGGGCACCGTGGCGGTGATCCACATGCCCGAGGGGTTCACCAAGTCGTTCGCCGCGCGGCTCGACCGGCTGTGCGCGGTCCGCGTGTCCGAGGCGCGGGACGGCGACCGGGTGGTGCCCGGGCACGTGCTGCTGGCCCCGGGCAACTTCCACCTCGAGGTCGCCCGGAGCGGGGCGATGACCGTGGCCCGGGTGCGCGGCGGCGAGGCCGTGAGCCGGCACCGCCCGTCCGTGGACGTGCTGTTCCAGTCGTGCGCCCGCGAGCTGGGGACCAACGCGGCCGCGGCCATCCTCACCGGGATGGGCGACGACGGGGCGCGCGGGCTGGCCGCCATGCGCCGGGCCGGCGCCCACACGATCGCCCAGGACGAGGCGACGTGCGTGGTGTTCGGGATGCCCAAGGAGGCGATCGCCCTGGGCGGCGCGGCGCAGGTGCTCCCGCTCGACCGCATCCCCGAGCACCTGCTCCGGACCGCCGCGGCGATCACGTGAGCCGCGGCCCCGCCCGGCCCGCGGGCGGGCAAATTTGCACCACAACGTTCGATCAGGAATGTCAGGTTTAACCGCGATCGGCACCGCTCGCGA belongs to Gemmata obscuriglobus and includes:
- a CDS encoding protein-glutamate methylesterase/protein-glutamine glutaminase, with amino-acid sequence MIVDDSALMRQLLTDILRTDPTMEVVGSAPDPYTAWDRIKQVEPDVLTLDVEMPRMDGLTFLEKLMSNRPMPVVMVSSLTEKGCETTFRALELGAVDFVTKPKLDMTSGTMALAGELVSKVKAAARARVQRRAPRPAAAGGPARAPAAAGFRTTHKVIAIGASTGGCEALVSVLSAFPADAPGTVAVIHMPEGFTKSFAARLDRLCAVRVSEARDGDRVVPGHVLLAPGNFHLEVARSGAMTVARVRGGEAVSRHRPSVDVLFQSCARELGTNAAAAILTGMGDDGARGLAAMRRAGAHTIAQDEATCVVFGMPKEAIALGGAAQVLPLDRIPEHLLRTAAAIT